A window of the Cicer arietinum cultivar CDC Frontier isolate Library 1 chromosome 6, Cicar.CDCFrontier_v2.0, whole genome shotgun sequence genome harbors these coding sequences:
- the LOC101509104 gene encoding protein AGENET DOMAIN (AGD)-CONTAINING P1-like, which yields MRPPMKKVDYKEGDKVEVCSKEEGFIGSYYEGTIVSCLENGKYVVCYKNLIEDDNSGRYLKETLYPKELRPLPPRVRNPTNFKRNQKVDAFDNDGWWLGVIASEKMVQQKIDYYKVYFPNCNESIYYPSHRIRLHHQWFAGHWIKEH from the coding sequence aTGCGTCCACCAATGAAGAAAGTTGATTACAAAGAAGGAGACAAAGTTGAAGTATGCAGCAAAGAAGAAGGATTCATCGGTTCATACTACGAAGGTACAATTGTTTCATGTCTTGAAAATGGAAAATATGTTGTTTGTTACAAGAATCTTATAGAAGATGACAATTCTGGTCGTTATCTCAAAGAGACACTTTACCCAAAAGAGCTTCGTCCATTACCGCCACGTGTCCGTAATCCAACCAATTTTAAACGGAATCAGAAAGTGGATGCTTTTGATAACGACGGTTGGTGGTTAGGTGTAATCGCAAGTGAGAAGATGGTTcaacaaaaaattgattattataaAGTTTATTTCCCTAATTGCAATGAATCCATTTACTATCCTTCTCATCGAATTAGACTTCATCATCAATGGTTTGCTGGACACTGGATCAAGGAACATTAA
- the LOC101488447 gene encoding peroxidase 17-like — protein MFLFLIFIINILLLLTSSSSSDLRPGFYSYTCPQAETIVKNVMKKALLREPRSLASVMRFQFHDCFVNGCDASMLLDDTPSMIGEKLALSNINSLRSYEVIDEVKEALEKACPGVVSCADIIIMASRDAVALTGGPEWEVRLGRLDSLTANQEDSNNIMPSPRANASTLINLFKKYNLSVKDLVALSGSHSIGKGRCFSIMFRLYNQSGSGKPDPAIDLGFRKELNKLCPLDVDQNVTGKLDSTPVVFDNQYFKDLVAGRGFLNSDQTLFTFPKTRGFVSLYSKDQTEFFKAFVEGMLKMGDLQSGRPGEVRRNCRVVNAHFLSQHKKMHNNDKSM, from the exons ATGTTTCTTTTTCTCATCTTCATCATAAACATACTACTCTTActaacatcatcatcatcatcagatCTTCGACCTGGATTTTACTCATATACATGTCCACAAGCTGAAACCATTGTAAAAAATGTCATGAAAAAAGCTCTTTTAAGAGAACCCAGAAGTCTTGCCTCTGTTATGCGCTTTCAATTTCATGATTGCTTTGTTAAT GGGTGTGACGCTTCTATGTTGCTTGATGATACACCAAGTATGATAGGAGAGAAATTAGCTCTTTCGAATATAAATTCGCTTAGATCATATGAAGTTATTGATGAGGTTAAGGAGGCTTTAGAGAAGGCTTGTCCAGGTGTTGTTTCTTGTGCTGATATCATAATCATGGCTTCTAGAGATGCTGTAGCACTG ACAGGAGGACCTGAGTGGGAGGTAAGACTAGGAAGATTGGATAGCTTGACAGCTAATCAAGAAGACTCAAACAATATAATGCCAAGTCCAAGAGCCAATGCAAGCACTCTGATCAACCTCTTCAAGAAATACAACCTCTCTGTGAAAGACCTTGTAGCACTCTCAGGATCTCACTCGATCGGGAAAGGTCGTTGTTTTTCGATAATGTTCAGACTATACAATCAATCCGGTAGTGGAAAGCCTGACCCTGCTATTGATCTTGGTTTCAGAAAAGAGCTTAACAAACTATGTCCACTAGATGTTGATCAAAATGTGACAGGGAAGCTTGATTCAACTCCTGTGGTTTTTGATAACCAATATTTTAAGGATTTGGTTGCTGGAAGAGGATTTCTGAACTCTGATCAAACACTTTTCACTTTCCCTAAAACAAGAGGGTTTGTGAGTTTGTATAGTAAAGATCAAACTGAGTTTTTCAAAGCATTTGTAGAAGGGATGTTGAAAATGGGTGACTTGCAGTCTGGTCGACCTGGTGAAGTTAGGAGGAATTGCAGAGTCGTTAATGCTCATTTCCTTTCTCAACACAAGAAGATGCATAATAATGATAAATCTATGTAA